In the Mytilus galloprovincialis chromosome 10, xbMytGall1.hap1.1, whole genome shotgun sequence genome, one interval contains:
- the LOC143049415 gene encoding perlucin-like protein, producing MLFVVQFTLLVVVIKHASGQTCLSNESKEDFDKSRQALTDVQENIGKVLNKLENDNKKTLNMFKETINTMGQKIKKLDTDFKVLGKDFRKTKWHKYDGHCYYYSSEKADWFTAERKCREIGGYIVKIDDKKENSNIEANRANKGLYYWIGLIDLKEGEWRWTYDQMKAVFTAWIPGYGSKGTVSNCVLLHASRTDWYDTDCHTKTNYICESNFCF from the exons ATGTTGTTCGTAGTCCAGTTTACTTTGCTAGTTGTTGTCATCAAACATGCTTCTGGTCAAACTTGTCTTTCGAATGAGTCTAAGGAAGATTTTGACAAATCAAGACAAGCCTTGACGGATGTACAGGAAAATATCGGAAAAGTTCTCAACAAACTTGAAAACgacaataaaaagacactaaaCATGTTTAAAGAAACTATTAACACTATGGGACAAAAGATCAAGAAACTAGACACTGATTTTAAAGTCCTTGGAAAAGATTTTCGAA AAACAAAATGGCACAAATATGACGGTCATTGTTACTATTACAGTTCCGAAAAAGCAGACTGGTTTACAGCTGAA aGAAAATGTAGAGAAATAGGAGGATATATTGTCAAAATTgatgacaaaaaagaaaacagcAACATTGAAGCAAATAGAGCAAATAAAG GCCTTTATTATTGGATTGGACTAATAGATCTTAAAGAAGGTGAATGGCGCTGGACGTATGACCAGATGAAAGCTGTGTTCACTGCATGGATTCCGGGTTACGGTTCAAAGGGCACTGTCAGTAATTGTGTGCTGTTGCATGCTAGTAGAACAGACTGGTATGACACCGATTGTCATACCAAGACAAACTACATCTGTGAAAGCAATTTCT GTTTTTAA